A single genomic interval of Arachis duranensis cultivar V14167 chromosome 7, aradu.V14167.gnm2.J7QH, whole genome shotgun sequence harbors:
- the LOC107457836 gene encoding protein FIZZY-RELATED 3: MESPEIKKQGLNLPAAMSGASLRLDTFSLSLSARSISNLSSSSPSSSKSSTCSDRFIPCRSTSRLHAFGLIDKPSPSKEGGNDAYSRLLKSELFGSDFVSSSPSSSSPAGQSSPTKNILRFRTDHSGGPSSPYSPSILGHDHGLSNETSTPPKPPRKVPKTPHKVLDAPSLQDDFYLNLVDWSSQNVLAVGLGTCVYLWSASNSKVTKLCDLGPQDGVCSLQWTKEGSYISIGTCLGQVQIWDGTRCKRVRTMGGHQTRTGVLAWNSRILASGSRDRNILQHDMRVSNDYISQLVGHKSEVCGLKWSSDDRELASGGNDNQLLVWNHHSQQPILRLTEHTAAVKAIAWSPHQSNLLASGGGTADRCIRFWNTSNGHQLNCIDSGSQVCNLAWSKNVNELVSTHGYSQNQIMVWKYPSLAKVATLTGHSMRVLYLAMSPDGQFDFFFVTGAGDETLRFWNVFPSVKAPAPVKDSGLWSLGRTQIR, translated from the exons ATGGAGTCACCTGAGATCAAGAAACAGGGGCTGAATCTCCCGGCAGCAATGTCCGGAGCCTCGCTGCGACTCGATACGTTCTCGCTCTCGCTCTCAGCTCGCTCCATTTCCAACCTCTCATCTTCCTCGCCATCAAGCTCCAAGTCCTCCACCTGCAGCGACAGATTCATACCCTGCAGATCTACCTCGAGGCTCCATGCATTTGGCCTCATCGATAAGCCTTCCCCTTCCAAAGAAGGAGGGAACGATGCTTATTCCAGGTTGTTGAAATCTGAGCTATTTGGTTCTGACtttgtttcttcttctccttcttcttcttcccctgcAGGTCAAAGTTCACCTACCAAGAACATTCTCCGCTTTAGGACCGACCATTCTGGAGGGCCCTCTTCCCCTTACTCGCCTTCCATTTTGGGACACGATCATGGACTCTCCAATGAGACATCAACTCCTCCTAAGCCTCCCCGGAAAGTTCCCAAGACACCCCACAAA GTTCTTGATGCTCCTTCACTCCAAGATGATTTCTACTTGAATCTTGTCGATTGGTCCTCGCAGAATGTTCTTGCGGTTGGCCTCGGAACTTGTGTTTATCTTTGGAGCGCTTCAAACAGCAAG GTAACCAAGTTATGTGACTTGGGACCTCAAGATGGCGTCTGTTCTCTTCAATGGACTAAGGAAGGTTCCTATATATCCATTGGTACATGTCTTGGTCAAGTTCAG ATTTGGGACGGAACTCGCTGTAAGAGGGTCAGAACTATGGGTGGTCATCAGACAAGAACTGGCGTCCTGGCGTGGAATTCGCGCATTCTGGCTTCAGGAAGCAGGGATAGAAACATACTTCAACATGACATGAGGGTTTCAAATGATTATATAAGCCAGCTTGTTGGCCACAAATCTGAG GTATGCGGGTTGAAATGGTCAAGTGATGACAGGGAACTTGCATCTGGTGGAAATGATAATCAG CTACTGGTATGGAATCACCACTCTCAGCAACCCATTTTGCGATTAACTGAGCACACGGCTGCAGTTAAGGCCATTGCTTGGTCACCTCACCAGAGCAACCTCCTTGCTTCCGGTGGTGGAACTGCCGACAGGTGTATTCGCTTCTGGAATACGTCAAATGGACACCAATTGAACTGTATTGATTCTGGAAGTCAG GTGTGCAACCTTGCTTGGAGTAAAAATGTGAATGAGCTAGTGAGTACTCATGGGTACTCCCAGAATCAGATAATGGTATGGAAATACCCTTCATTGGCAAAGGTTGCAACTCTAACTGGCCACAGCATGAGAGTTCTTTACCTAGCAATGTCACCTGATGGACAG tttgattttttttttgtgacggGTGCAGGGGATGAAACACTACGATTTTGGAATGTTTTCCCATCAGTGAAAGCGCCCGCCCCTGTCAAAGATTCAGGGCTTTGGTCACTGGGACGTACACAGATTCGTTGA
- the LOC107457837 gene encoding uncharacterized protein LOC107457837 isoform X2, translating to MGGGAAGAPDFFYKEAQRLGYVARSAFKIQKQHKLIKAGSSVLDLGCAPGAWLQVACQSLGPPNHGGSVLGIDLKKVKVPPLHCDSRVKTISADVMTLPSHQLRALSPQQKGFSVILSDMCPLVSGITTKDAALSVELGMRALDLAVGRRAAFSVYADGDDNQEGEQSHDAETGVLQVGGNLLIKLLESEDAKEISQISKPLFRKSSWLRPKATRPSSREIYLICLVYKSIVPHKDIDN from the exons ATGGGGGGAGGGGCGGCGGGGGCACCCGATTTCTTCTACAAGGAAGCTCAGCGCCTTGGCTATGTTGCTCGCTCTGCCTTCAAG ATACAGAAGCAGCACAAGCTCATCAAGGCTGGCTCATCCGTACTGGACCTCGGCTGTGCTCCGGGTGCTTGGCTTCAAGTCGCTTGCCAGAGCCTCGGTCCTCCCAATCATGGCGGTTCCGTTCTCGGCATCGATCTCAAG AAGGTGAAGGTTCCTCCTCTTCATTGTGATTCAAGGGTGAAAACCATCTCTGCTGACGTCATGACCCTACCCTCTCACCAACTTAGAGCTCTCTCTCCACAG CAAAAAGGGTTTTCTGTTATACTTTCGGACATGTGCCCTTTGGTTTCTGGAATCACAACTAAAGATGCAGCTCTGTCAGTGGAGCTAGGGATGCGAGCATTGGATTTGGCTGTTGGCAGAAGAGCTGCATTTTCAGTTTATGCTGACGGTGATGATAATCAGGAAGGTGAGCAAAGCCATGATGCGGAAACTGGAGTGTTGCAAGTTGGTGGGAACCTTCTTATAAAGCTTTTGGAGAGCGAAGATGCAAAAG AAATAAGCCAGATTTCTAAGCCATTGTTTAGAAAATCTTCATGGTTGAGACCTAAAGCCACAAGGCCTTCATCAAGAGAGATTTATTTGATCTGTCTAG TTTATAAAAGCATTGTTCCTCACAAAGATATAGATAATTAA
- the LOC107457837 gene encoding uncharacterized protein LOC107457837 isoform X3, with protein sequence MGGGAAGAPDFFYKEAQRLGYVARSAFKLVQIQKQHKLIKAGSSVLDLGCAPGAWLQVACQSLGPPNHGGSVLGIDLKKVKVPPLHCDSRVKTISADVMTLPSHQLRALSPQQKGFSVILSDMCPLVSGITTKDAALSVELGMRALDLAVGRRAAFSVYADGDDNQEGEQSHDAETGVLQVGGNLLIKLLESEDAKEISQISKPLFRKSSWLRPKATRPSSREIYLICLGLKPEAEK encoded by the exons ATGGGGGGAGGGGCGGCGGGGGCACCCGATTTCTTCTACAAGGAAGCTCAGCGCCTTGGCTATGTTGCTCGCTCTGCCTTCAAG CTGGTACAGATACAGAAGCAGCACAAGCTCATCAAGGCTGGCTCATCCGTACTGGACCTCGGCTGTGCTCCGGGTGCTTGGCTTCAAGTCGCTTGCCAGAGCCTCGGTCCTCCCAATCATGGCGGTTCCGTTCTCGGCATCGATCTCAAG AAGGTGAAGGTTCCTCCTCTTCATTGTGATTCAAGGGTGAAAACCATCTCTGCTGACGTCATGACCCTACCCTCTCACCAACTTAGAGCTCTCTCTCCACAG CAAAAAGGGTTTTCTGTTATACTTTCGGACATGTGCCCTTTGGTTTCTGGAATCACAACTAAAGATGCAGCTCTGTCAGTGGAGCTAGGGATGCGAGCATTGGATTTGGCTGTTGGCAGAAGAGCTGCATTTTCAGTTTATGCTGACGGTGATGATAATCAGGAAGGTGAGCAAAGCCATGATGCGGAAACTGGAGTGTTGCAAGTTGGTGGGAACCTTCTTATAAAGCTTTTGGAGAGCGAAGATGCAAAAG AAATAAGCCAGATTTCTAAGCCATTGTTTAGAAAATCTTCATGGTTGAGACCTAAAGCCACAAGGCCTTCATCAAGAGAGATTTATTTGATCTGTCTAGGTTTAAAGCCAGAAGCAGAGAAATAG
- the LOC107457837 gene encoding uncharacterized protein LOC107457837 isoform X1 yields MGGGAAGAPDFFYKEAQRLGYVARSAFKLVQIQKQHKLIKAGSSVLDLGCAPGAWLQVACQSLGPPNHGGSVLGIDLKKVKVPPLHCDSRVKTISADVMTLPSHQLRALSPQQKGFSVILSDMCPLVSGITTKDAALSVELGMRALDLAVGRRAAFSVYADGDDNQEGEQSHDAETGVLQVGGNLLIKLLESEDAKEISQISKPLFRKSSWLRPKATRPSSREIYLICLVYKSIVPHKDIDN; encoded by the exons ATGGGGGGAGGGGCGGCGGGGGCACCCGATTTCTTCTACAAGGAAGCTCAGCGCCTTGGCTATGTTGCTCGCTCTGCCTTCAAG CTGGTACAGATACAGAAGCAGCACAAGCTCATCAAGGCTGGCTCATCCGTACTGGACCTCGGCTGTGCTCCGGGTGCTTGGCTTCAAGTCGCTTGCCAGAGCCTCGGTCCTCCCAATCATGGCGGTTCCGTTCTCGGCATCGATCTCAAG AAGGTGAAGGTTCCTCCTCTTCATTGTGATTCAAGGGTGAAAACCATCTCTGCTGACGTCATGACCCTACCCTCTCACCAACTTAGAGCTCTCTCTCCACAG CAAAAAGGGTTTTCTGTTATACTTTCGGACATGTGCCCTTTGGTTTCTGGAATCACAACTAAAGATGCAGCTCTGTCAGTGGAGCTAGGGATGCGAGCATTGGATTTGGCTGTTGGCAGAAGAGCTGCATTTTCAGTTTATGCTGACGGTGATGATAATCAGGAAGGTGAGCAAAGCCATGATGCGGAAACTGGAGTGTTGCAAGTTGGTGGGAACCTTCTTATAAAGCTTTTGGAGAGCGAAGATGCAAAAG AAATAAGCCAGATTTCTAAGCCATTGTTTAGAAAATCTTCATGGTTGAGACCTAAAGCCACAAGGCCTTCATCAAGAGAGATTTATTTGATCTGTCTAG TTTATAAAAGCATTGTTCCTCACAAAGATATAGATAATTAA
- the LOC107457835 gene encoding telomere repeat-binding protein 3, producing MVLKRKVDYGFRGFQVPFVPRFPRSVRRRSASKKPAKDGRAYAFEILASVAGKLLLEGESSASSNASEGNHQPAISQGVVEKGSQDKVRPLKAEEIHRGSSVESIFISEAGTPKSGQKRLEHAETDCVLECISNNNNNNFDCWGKDETDVKSEIFKLESKFGHHSHRLLEVPEESSDGNVKNGFRVEHGANGSGFKKSYLDNKFSVKDQLELCVNSPALIGTKNNVNSPYYRKLFPNISFPRNGNDIKLGFRDDDEKLLRCKKICTKPKAFRSPQLIARRKLRKMLAYKYWKAAPKLKDYEYSRSEEGVKPLYHTRKIGYRFERTQHNTLFKRRKFFDRGSVLTSDGGFSSDSVSNLPKKGIDRDSHRLSSKLHVSKDSHVKFSIKSFKIPELYIDVPETATVGSLKRTVMEAVMTLLGSGMHVGVLVQGKKVRDDNRTLLQTGICRKEKLNKLGFTLEPNSIQDSPADCLGDPSQCETSQPIRSPETPVQESGTTHGLQDLSLPISTENFVESNPERTTSPTDTIADITTPDSRVLVAVPPRSPETLATVSVSQKTKRPELVQRRTRRPFSVSEVEALVEAVEELGTGRWRDVKLRAFENADHRTYVDLKDKWKTLVHTAKISPQQRRGEPVPQDLLNRVLTAHAYWCHHQAKQHGHGKNRALTMKTPEASAEELSVGAVQPLVIM from the exons ATGGTGTTGAAGAGGAAGGTAGATTATGGATTCAGGGGCTTTCAGGTCCCATTTGTACCTAGATTTCCTAGATCTGTAAGA AGAAGGAGTGCCTCTAAGAAACCTGCTAAGGATGGCCGAGCTTATGCATTTGAAATACTGGCATCTGTGGCAGGCAAGTTGTTGCTTGAGGGTGAAAGTTCTGCGTCGAGCAATGCTTCTGAAGGAAATCATCAACCTGCCATTAGCCAAGGTGTTGTCGAGAAGGGAAGTCAGGACAAAGTTAGACCATTAAAAGCAGAGGAGATTCATCGTGGAAGTAGTGTGGAGAGTATTTTTATATCTGAGGCTGGCACACCAAAGAGTGGTCAGAAGCGCCTTGAGCATGCTGAGACTGATTGTGTGCTAGAGTgcatttcaaataataataataataatttcgaCTGTTGGGGGAAAGATGAAACTGATGTGAAGTCCGAGATTTTCAAATTGGAGAGTAAGTTTGGACATCATTCTCATAGGTTATTGGAAGTACCTGAAGAGTCATCTGATGGTAATGTAAAGAATGGATTTAGGGTGGAACATGGGGCGAATGGTTCAGGCTTCAAGAAATCATATTTGGATAATAAGTTTAGTGTGAAGGATCAATTAGAACTGTGTGTTAACTCTCCTGCACTAATTGGCACCAAAAATAATGTTAATAGTCCATATTATAGGAAATTGTTTCCCAACATTTCCTTTCCAAGGAATGGGAATGATATTAAGTTAGGTTTTAGAGATGATGACGAAAAACTGTTAAGATGCAAAAAAATTTGCACCAAGCCAAAGGCTTTTAGGTCTCCTCAACTTATTGCACGCCGAAAATTGAGGAAGATGCTAGCTTATAAATACTGGAAGGCTGCACCAAAGTTGAAGGATTATGAGTATTCTAGATCTG AAGAGGGTGTTAAACCACTGTACCATACGAGGAAGATTGGTTACAGATTTGAAAGAACACAGCATAACACACTATTCAAGAGGAGGAAATTCTTTGATCGGGGTTCAGTGCTAACATCTGATGGAGGATTCAGCAGTGATAGTGTATCTAATTTGCCTAAGAAAGGAATTGATCGAGACAGCCATAGATTATCTTCAAAACTGCATGTGTCTAAGGATTCTCATG TGAAGTTCAGCATTAAGTCATTCAAGATACCAGAGCTTTATATTGATGTTCCTGAAACTGCAACTGTTGGTTCATTAAAG AGGACAGTAATGGAGGCAGTGATGACTTTACTTGGAAGCGGAATGCAtgttggtgttcttgttcaggGTAAAAAAGTTAGAGATGACAACAGAACTCTACTGCAGACAGGTATATGCCGTAAAGAAAAGTTGAATAAACTTGGTTTCACATTGGAGCCCAATTCTATTCAAGATTCTCCAGCTGATTGTCTTGGCGATCCTTCCCAATGTGAAACATCTCAGCCTATCAG ATCTCCTGAAACTCCTGTCCAAGAATCAGGGACAACCCATGGTTTACAGGATTTGTCTTTGCCAATTAGTACAGAGAACTTTGTTGAGAGTAACCCCGAGCGAACAACTTCTCCGACTGACACTATAGCTGACATAACAACACCAGATTCCAGAGTGCTAGTTGCTGTTCCACCTAGGAGCCCAGAAACATTAGCCACGGTTTCTGTGAGTCAGAAAACTAAGCGCCCCGAACTTGTACAGCGTCGAACAAGGAGACCCTTCTCTGTATCTGAAGTAGAAGCACTTGTGGAGGCAGTTGAGGAACTTGGAACTGGAAG GTGGCGTGATGTAAAGTTGCGAGCTTTTGAGAATGCAGACCATAGAACTTATGTAGACCTTAAG GATAAGTGGAAAACATTAGTGCACACTGCAAAAATTTCGCCTCAACAAAGGAGAGGAGAGCCAGTTCCCCAGGATCTGTTGAATAGGGTTTTGACTGCACATGCTTACTGGTGTCACCACCAAGCCAAGCAGCATGGGCATGGCAAGAACCGGGCTCTTACCATGAAGACTCCAGAAGCTTCTGCTGAAGAACTCAGTGTTGGTGCCGTCCAACCACTTGTGATTatgtag